One region of Scophthalmus maximus strain ysfricsl-2021 chromosome 13, ASM2237912v1, whole genome shotgun sequence genomic DNA includes:
- the adgrl4 gene encoding adhesion G protein-coupled receptor L4: protein MESLLKSPMKLVLLTAWLSSVMDPCSLSDICDSCHQLATCKTLNGSNNACFCHHGYTGDGTTFCNDDNECQNVTNICGDRGTCTNTAGSYYCTCVSGYISTGPDRFQPNDGTECRDTDECLTGQVCGPNSLCHNTNGSFYCTCLRDYVPTSGAKHFHPEGGVRCEESPQKYCHDNAGCITQMVNKTLEYMSNLTEPQSLLREIAKQTSGELTSVEVIAYVEALCRSESMLAAGEQDYTVKPSVINSTLSNMVTAVNNLVQKDELVAWSRMKEERRERTITKLLHTVEESALTLANNYKSQTELEIKASEMELKLFTFDARHTRAKLSASMGGDHIYLSPRPRPREDRNGSVSVVFVRYGSVGDILKPSSDPGVTDYSRYAGTGEITVNSQVIAAAIKPADVYQLDHVTFTLRHHEPIDTKADVTKCAFWEYEPDSLQGHWATHGCNTVHVNSNATTCSCNHLTHFAILMSSGRANLVAHNTILTRITQLGMIISLICLSMCIFTFWFFSEIQSTRTTIHKNLCCSLFMAEFIFLVGINMNTHKLFCSVIAGLLHYFFLAAFAWMCIEGIHLYLIVVGVIYNKGFLHRNFYIFGYGSPAVVVAISATFGYKYYGTDKVCWLSTENHFIWSFIGPACLIILVNLLAFGVIIYKVYRHTAVKKPEISHYENIRSCARGALALLFVLGATWTFGVLHILNETTLTAYLFTIANAFQGMFIFIFLCVLSRKIQEEYYRLFKNVPCCFECLR from the exons ATGACAACGAGTGCCAGAATGTGACAAATATCTGCGGAGACAGGGGGACCTGCACCAACACAGCGGGGAGCTACTACTGCACATGTGTCTCTGGATACATATCAACGGGACCGGACAGGTTCCAGCCCAACGATGGCACCGAATGCCGCG ACACTGACGAGTGCTTGACAGGACAGGTCTGTGGACCAAACTCACTCTGCCATAATACGAATGGATCTTTCTACTGCACATGTCTGCGTGATTACGTCCCAACTTCAGGTGCTAAGCACTTCCATCCAGAAGGAGGAGTACGGTGCGAAG AGTCTCCACAAAAATACTGCCATGACAACGCCGGATGCATCACACAGATGGTTAACAAAACACTAGAATAT ATGAGCAACCTCACGGAGCCCCAGAGTCTACTGAGGGAAATTGCCAAGCAGACGTCCGGCGAACTCACCTCGGTGGAAGTGATTGCATATGTTGAGGCCTTGTGTCGCTCCGAATCAATGCTGGCTGCGGGAGAACAGGATTACACTGTCAAGCCATCCGTCATCAACTCAACTCTTTCG AATATGGTAACTGCAGTTAACAACCTGGTGCAGAAGGATGAACTTGTGGCTTGGAGCAGAATGAAAGAGGAGCGGAGGGAACGCACCATCACCAAGCTGCTACACACTGTGGAAGAAAGTGCTCTGACATTGGCCAACAACTACAAAAGTCAGACCGAGCTCGAAATCAAAGCTTCCGAAATGG AATTGAAACTTTTCACCTTTGATGCTCGTCACACAAGAGCCAAACTGTCCGCTTCCATGGGAGGAGATCATATATATCTGTCTCCCAGACCGAGACCACGGGAGGACAGGAACG GAAGCGTGTCTGTGGTGTTTGTGCGATACGGCAGCGTCGGTGACATCCTGAAGCCGAGCAGCGACCCCGGTGTCACCGACTACTCGCGCTATGCAGGAACTGGGGAAATCACTGTCAACTCCCAGGTCATAGCAGCAGCCATCAAACCTGCTGACGTTTACCAACTTGACCATGTCACCTTCACTCTGAGGCACCATGAG CCCATAGACACTAAAGCTGACGTGACCAAGTGCGCCTTCTGGGAGTACGAGCCGGACAGCCTGCAGGGCCACTGGGCCACGCACGGCTGCAACACCGTCCACGTCAACAGCAACGCGACGACCTGCTCCTGCAACCACCTCACACACTTCGCTATCCTCATGTCCTCCGGACGGGCCAAC CTGGTGGCCCACAACACCATCCTGACCCGGATCACCCAGCTGGGGATGATCATCTccctcatctgtctgtccatgtgcATCTTCACCTTCTGGTTCTTCAGCGAGATCCAGAGCACCAGGACCACCATCCACAAGAACCTGTGCTGCAGCCTCTTCATGGCCGAGTTCATCTTCCTGGTGGGgatcaacatgaacacacacaag CTTTTCTGCTCCGTTATCGCAGGGCTGCTGCACTATTTCTTCCTCGCGGCCTTCGCCTGGATGTGTATCGAGGGCATCCATCTGTACTTGATAGTGGTTGGCGTCATCTACAACAAAGGCTTCCTGCACCGCAACTTTTACATCTTCGGCTACGGGAGCCCGGCAGTGGTGGTGGCCATCTCGGCAACGTTCGGCTATAAGTATTATGGCACCGATAAAGT GTGCTGGCTGAGCACAGAAAACCATTTCATATGGAGTTTCATTGGGCCTGCGTGTTTGATTATTCTG GTCAATCTCTTGGCTTTTGGCGTAATCATCTACAAAGTGTACCGGCACACCGCTGTGAAAAAGCCTGAAATCAGCCACTATGAAAACATCAG GTCCTGCGCCCGCGGCGCCTTGGCCCTGCTGTTTGTGCTGGGAGCCACCTGGACCTTCGGAGTGCTCCACATCCTCAACGAGACCACCCTCACGGCCTATCTGTTCACCATCGCCAACGCCTTCCAGGGcatgttcatcttcatcttcctctgtgtgCTGTCCAGAAAG ATTCAGGAGGAGTACTACAGGCTCTTCAAAAACGTGCCATGTTGTTTTGAATGCCTGAGATGA